From one Amycolatopsis sp. FDAARGOS 1241 genomic stretch:
- a CDS encoding DUF664 domain-containing protein, giving the protein MSNRSSKVERTWPDPLGGDELTVQIRFVGLLRATPVNKLAGLDTPARVTPHERPRRGRAPDGCRTLVAVERWWLSIEVGSSSPPALWAGSPDPSWDLTQAADPASVTAPYQAEWTHSAAALTGLAPDDRTRRSGDFTVRWVPAHVVQETGRHVGHLDTLRELADGEVGE; this is encoded by the coding sequence ATGTCGAACAGGAGTTCGAAGGTCGAGCGCACCTGGCCCGATCCCCTGGGCGGCGACGAGCTGACCGTCCAGATTCGGTTCGTCGGCTTGTTGCGAGCCACGCCCGTGAACAAGCTCGCCGGACTCGACACCCCTGCCCGCGTCACCCCGCACGAGCGCCCTCGGCGTGGTCGAGCACCTGACGGCTGTCGAACGCTGGTGGCTGTCGAACGCTGGTGGCTGTCGATCGAAGTCGGCAGCTCTTCACCACCGGCCCTCTGGGCCGGCTCCCCCGATCCGAGCTGGGACCTCACCCAGGCCGCCGACCCCGCTTCGGTCACCGCCCCCTACCAGGCCGAGTGGACGCACTCGGCGGCCGCCCTGACCGGCCTCGCGCCGGACGACCGGACGCGCCGCAGCGGCGATTTCACCGTCCGCTGGGTCCCGGCCCACGTCGTCCAGGAAACCGGCCGGCACGTCGGTCACCTCGACACCCTGCGTGAACTCGCCGACGGCGAAGTGGGGGAGTGA